One Punica granatum isolate Tunisia-2019 chromosome 3, ASM765513v2, whole genome shotgun sequence genomic window carries:
- the LOC116198735 gene encoding uncharacterized protein LOC116198735 codes for MEIPVLNRISDFESGINSLQSQSLLSLSGVEGISKAYSFWKWGALILAILASFSAIIKRIKVLIVKFKNDTASLQEPLLRVLDDDDSSGDTCSQSSSSSDYYEEDDEDENDDRELIRGSPAEDGRPRTDEIFQVKGCAGFNFLESPWLSRSSSGLRRRRSIGDHFSEFASGKSVVKLWDNLGLGFGFELDGDDSSISWNADQSSPPSSSASPRALIVSKPSAAGLGFWDSRAGGMRPAILAEWGPHVGNADTVGRGGVRKLYLSGGGKLAAVGDLRKVNTLLDNVTEADVETWWDADAVVVNDELVGGGSVRNGPGSAVTRCCDAVRSYLFF; via the coding sequence ATGGAGATTCCTGTGTTAAACAGGATAAGCGATTTTGAGTCGGGTATAAACTCGTTGCAGAGCCAatccctcctctctctttcgGGCGTCGAAGGGATCTCGAAAGCTTACAGCTTCTGGAAATGGGGCGCTTTGATCCTGGCAATCCTCGCCTCCTTCAGCGCCATAATTAAGAGAATCAAAGTCCTCATCGTCAAGTTCAAAAACGACACCGCTTCGCTCCAGGAACCCCTCCTCAGAGTTCTCGACGACGACGACTCATCGGGCGACACGTGCTCACAGTCCTCGTCTTCCTCGGACTATTACGAGGAGGACGACGAGGACGAGAACGACGACCGCGAGCTGATTCGGGGATCGCCAGCTGAGGACGGGCGGCCGCGGACCGACGAGATATTCCAAGTGAAGGGCTGCGcgggttttaatttccttgaGAGTCCATGGCTGAGCCGGAGCTCCTCCGGCCTGCGGCGGCGGCGCAGCATCGGGGACCACTTCTCGGAGTTCGCGAGCGGGAAGAGCGTCGTCAAGCTGTGGGACAACCTCGGGCTGGGGTTCGGCTTCGAGCTCGATGGAGACGATTCATCAATCTCATGGAACGCTGACCAATCCTCGCCGCCCTCATCTTCCGCGTCGCCGCGGGCTTTGATCGTGAGCAAGCCTTCCGCCGCTGGGCTGGGTTTCTGGGACTCGCGCGCCGGTGGCATGAGGCCCGCCATACTCGCGGAGTGGGGCCCGCACGTCGGGAACGCCGACACCGTGGGCCGCGGGGGAGTTCGGAAGCTGTACCTGAGCGGCGGCGGCAAGCTGGCGGCTGTTGGGGATTTGAGGAAGGTCAACACGCTGTTGGACAACGTAACGGAGGCTGACGTGGAGACGTGGTGGGACGCGGACGCCGTTGTGGTTAACGACGAGCTCGTTGGCGGTGGGTCGGTTCGGAACGGCCCCGGCTCGGCCGTGACTCGGTGCTGCGACGCAGTCCGGTCCTACCTGTTTTTCTGA
- the LOC116201301 gene encoding uncharacterized protein LOC116201301, translated as MCIISYRYCSATEMAPKGEGIVEWTDELESAFIDIMVDKFQRTHTSSWKLKDWEQISRELEEKFPSMILGANKVKTKAQRLKTQYTQFTELIQHTGVGWDGLTNTVKASPDIWDKFIKGRGGE; from the exons ATGTGCATTATAAGTTATCGGTATTGCTCTGCAACTGAGATGGCTCCCAAGGGTGAGGGCATAGTTGAGTGGACAGACGAGCTTGAGAGTGCTTTCATTGACATCATGGTCGATAAATTCCAAAGGACGCATACATCAAGTTGGAAATTGAAGGACTGGGAACAGATAAGTAGGGAactggaagagaaatttccaAGTATGATTCTTGGCGCCAACAAGGTGAAAACAAAAGCACAAAGGCTGAAGACACAGTACACTCAGTTCACAGAGCTGATTCAGCACACTGGAGTAGGTTGGGATGGGTTGACCAACACCGTGAAAGCGAGTCCTGATATTTGGGACAAGTTTATCAAG GGTCGAGGCGGCGAGTGA
- the LOC116201300 gene encoding uncharacterized protein LOC116201300 translates to MPRHVNSPRYDNSWSDDDDSSVDDLPVLLAISDAMSAQQAPRARPCRTSALQGSEYINEVLSNDTRCYENFRMDPHVFHNLCDTLRVNCGIRNTRKGMTVEEMLGMFLLVVAHSTRYAVVAERFQHSKETISRVFNLILQGLHSLVPTYTRPRNVEEQPEIRGCRQWYPFFRHCIGAIDGTHVDAIMPASVRGAYRDRNGDITQNVLAVCSHQMIFTYVITGWEGSSHDSRILSDAATLPTFPAPQGSKLLFSIYHVFLSSSYVFR, encoded by the exons ATGCCAAGGCATGTGAACTCACCGCGATATGATAATTCATGGAGCGACGATGATGACAGCAGTGTAGATGATTTGCCCGTCCTTTTGGCGATCTCGGATGCAATGTCTGCACAACAAGCcccccgtgcacgtccatGTAGAACTTCGGCACTACAAGGCAGTGAGTACATTAACGAAGTGCTTTCAAATGACACAAGGTGTTACGAGAATTTCAGGATGGACCCTCACGTATTTCATAATTTGTGCGACACGTTAAGAGTAAACTGTGGTATTCGAAATACAAGGAAAGGTATGACCGTCGAGGAGATGCTTGGAATGTTCTTATTGGTAGTTGCACATAGTACTCGATATGCCGTTGTTGCCGAACGCTTTCAGCATTCTAAGGAGACAATCTCACGGGTATTCAATTTAATACTTCAAGGACTTCATTCGTTAGTGCCAACGTACACAAGACCGAGGAACGTTGAGGAGCAGCCTGAAATTCGCGGGTGCCGACAATGGTACCCATTCTTTAGG CATTGCATCGGGGCAATTGATGGGACTCATGTCGATGCTATTATGCCAGCTTCGGTGAGAGGTGCGTATCGCGATCGAAATGGTGACATAACGCAAAATGTTCTTGCTGTTTGTTCCCATCAAATGATCTTCACTTATGTCATAACCGGATGGGAAGGTTCGTCACACGACTCCAGAATTCTTTCTGATGCAGCAACATTACCGACATTCCCTGCACCACAAGGTAGTAAGTTGTTATTTTCCATATACCATGTTTTCTTGTCAAGCTCTTATGTATTTCGATAA
- the LOC116201929 gene encoding uncharacterized protein LOC116201929, protein MGEARASTLVYILVVVLSLVAFGFAVAAERRRSVGTIREDVQRNATYCVYDSDVATGYGVGGFLFLLSSESLLMVVTKCMCFGRPLSPGGNRAWSIIYFVSSWATFLVAEACLIAGAAKNAYHTQYRGMIYAQNVSCETLRKGVFVAGAVFVVATMILNVYYYMYFTKAVADPPSHKANRTSSHVSMTGSA, encoded by the exons ATGGGAGAAGCGAGGGCCTCCACTCTGGTCTACATTTTAGTCGTGGTTCTTAGCCTCGTCGCCTTTGGGTTCGCCGTTGCTGCCGAGAGACGCCGGAGCGTT GGAACAATTCGTGAAGATGTGCAAAGAAATGCTACGTACTGTGTGTACGACTCGGACGTTGCCACTGGGTATGGAGTGGGAGGTTTCTTGTTCCTTCTGTCAAGTGAGTCCCTATTAATGGTCGTCACCAAGTGCATGTGCTTTGGGAGACCTTTATCCCCCGGTGGAAATCGAGCATGGTCCATcatatattttgtttcatcATG GGCAACATTTCTTGTGGCAGAAGCATGCCTTATTGCTGGAGCAGCCAAGAACGCCTACCACACGCAGTACAGAGGAATGATCTACGCCCAAAATGTGTCCTGTGAGACATTGCGGAAGGGAGTTTTTGTCGCTGGGGCCGTCTTTGTTGTTGCAACGATGATCCTAAACGTCTATTACTACATGTACTTCACCAAGGCTGTTGCAGATCCTCCAAGTCACAAGGCGAACCGCACAAGCTCTCATGTCAGTATGACTGGGTCTGCTTGA